In Candidatus Poribacteria bacterium, the genomic window GACCTGCCCCTACGATATGGAGGGTTTCCCGCTAATGTTGAACCTATTCTCATCAACAATTTACCAGAGATGTTCATTTTTGGCAAGAAATTTGGCTAAGCGCGGGTGTGTAAAATTTTGTCAGAAGATTGGGTTGGAAAGGTGGAAGTTTGGAAGAGGAAGGCGTTGGTTGTCAGCGTCAGGTGAATTGTGTAAGTCCTAAGATCTTCAGGACTTACGCAAAATGAAGATTAAGAATTTAATCGGGTAATGCGGGTATTAACTGTCTGAATCAGGATTTTCAGGATTCAAGGATTTTCAGGACTATAGAACCTCTTTGATTGAGAACTTTCCTTTATAGAATTATCCAAATATTTTATTAAACTTCATATTGCGTAAAGCAGCAATATATTTCACCCAAAAATGCCTCGCAGTGAGAGTATTTCAGTTATTTAACCCCCTAAAGAATCAACGGTATGAATGCCTTATGGCATTCCCCGCCCCTTATCAGGGGACTTCAAGAGGAAGTGTGTAAGTCCTAATCCTAAAAAAGTTGCTGGGCTGCCTGGAGGCGTTCGGGAGAGCCGATATCTATCCAATCGGCGTCGGTTTTAAGAACATGAAGATTTTCTAATTTCGGAAGGACATCGTAAGAGAGAGAAAACACGTCGCTATCGGGAAACGCTTGAGCAATTTTGCTGTTGAAGAGGTAGACCCCGGCATTGATATACCCACTTTGGTATGCGGTAGGTTTTTCCAGAAATGCCGTAATCTGGTCGGTGTCTGAAGAAATGATTTCACCATACGGACGGGAGTCATCCACCCAAACAGATAGCAGTAAACCCGCCATATCCTCTCGAAACGTAGATACCATTTCGTTGAGGGAGAAATCTCGCCACAGGACATCCCCGTTCAGCACAAAGAACGGAGAACTCTGTATGTACCGCATTGCGTTTTTGATAGCACCCCCGGTGTCGAGTTTTTTATCCTCTCTACAATAACGAATGGAAATACCATTGCAAGACTCGCCAATATTGCTTTGAAGGACATCGTGGAGGTATCCAGTCGCGAGGATGAGTTCTTGGACTCTAACCTCCTTCAGGAATTCACACTGCCATTGTAGAATAGAACGACCTTTGACTTTCATAAGGAGTTTGGGAGTATGTTTCGCGGCTGCGCCTAAGCGTGTTGCACTGCCGCCGCATAAAATAATTGCTTGCATATCATATCCTTGATTTTCGCAATGCTTTATTATTCTCACAGCGAAGCAATATTGCTCCGCTGTATACACCTTTCAATTTTGCGGCAGAAGGATAAATCTTTCCGCCGCGCCATACTGATCATTTCTAAAGCGGCTCTGGCTTTGGGTTCTCTGATGGTCCAGGCATCGGTTTGGGCTCTGGAATAGGCTTCACGGTTCCTATTTTCCAACTCATAATTTTTCCTCCTTTCTAAAAAATATGTCTGTTTTCGGATTTTATTGGCACGGTGTGTCCGTGCCCTTAACAGATGGTTATCAACTAAAATTGTAGGAGAGGCTCCGAGGCCCAACGAGCAGACATCAATGATATAAATAAGATAAGTAATAACTCAGACTATAGTATCGAATCGGAAAGCGTGTTTAAAATGTGAGATACC contains:
- a CDS encoding nucleotidyltransferase family protein, with amino-acid sequence MQAIILCGGSATRLGAAAKHTPKLLMKVKGRSILQWQCEFLKEVRVQELILATGYLHDVLQSNIGESCNGISIRYCREDKKLDTGGAIKNAMRYIQSSPFFVLNGDVLWRDFSLNEMVSTFREDMAGLLLSVWVDDSRPYGEIISSDTDQITAFLEKPTAYQSGYINAGVYLFNSKIAQAFPDSDVFSLSYDVLPKLENLHVLKTDADWIDIGSPERLQAAQQLF